A segment of the Candidatus Cloacimonadota bacterium genome:
TAGTGAATACACCGATACAGCCAGATATGTTTTCGATAACATCAAGAATGATCCTGTTATCAAAGCAATCTACTATTCCAGTGCCGAATCGAACAAAATAAGAAGAACTATCAAAGAAAATTTCGATGCTTCATCTGAAGTTCAGAAAGACAAATATAACATAATAATCACTACCGATGCTCTTTCAGAAGGTATTAACCTGAACAGAGCTGGTACAATTTTCAACTATGATATTCCTTACAATCCAACCAGAGTAATTCAGAGAGTTGGTCGTATAAATCGTATTGGCAAGATGCTTTTTGAAAAACTTTATATCTACAATTATTTCCCAACTGAAATTGGTGAAGGTCACATCAGAAAAAAAGAGATCTCCACTCTCAAAAAAGCTATGATAGACACACTTCTCGGAGAAGATACACAAGTTCTAACCGATGAAGAACAACTGGTTTCGTACTTCCACGAGCAATATAGCAAAGCATTGGAAACTCAGGAAAGCGAATCCTGGGATGTGGAATATCAAAATGAATACTACAATATCCTCAGTGGTAAACCGGAACTTCTTGATAAAGCCAAAGCTATCCAACATCGAAGCAGAACCAGAAGAACAGTGAAAAAAGACAGAGCAGGTGTTCTTGTATTTGGTAAGAAAGGTGAGGACTTCACCTTCCGGTTAGGAATCAGTAATATAGATTCCGAAGCTATCACAGCAGAAGAAGCTCTTAAACTGTTCAAGGCTGAACTTACAGAACAACCAAAGGTTGTCTCAGATACATTTGACGCAATTTATCAGAATGTTAAAGAAAATATGTATATTAATAAATCCAAAGTATCAACCAAAGGCAAAAGGGCTCGTACACTAAATAAATTAAAAGCTTTGATTACTGCTGTACCCAAGAAGAAAGACTATCTGCAAGACCTTTATACTGTAGGAAAAGAGCTTAATTCCCTACCGGATGGTGTTTATAGTATTATTCGGATAATCGATACAAAATCGATTGATCAAGATATAAAAGAATTAATGAAAGAAGTTCCACACAGCTATCTTGATAAGATCATCAAAGCTGCTAAACAGATTGATGAAGGATCTGAAACTCTGATCTTATCGGAGGAGTTGATATGAAAAACTTGCAAAATAATTTATACAATGAAATTTCAAAAATTATCGAAAATGCCAGAAATCAAGTTCGCAGAAACGTGAACAGTACTTTGGTTATCACTTACTGGCAAATCGGTAAGCTCATTGTGAAAGATGAACTCAACGGTAATTACCGAGCCAATTACGGCAAAGAAATTTTGCAGAACCTTTCTGTGCAATTGACCAATAACTTTGGTAAGGGATTTGATGTTACAAACTTGCGGAAAATGAAACAATTTTATGCATCTTTCCCAAAACAAGACTCAGTGAGTCTCGAATTGAGCTGGACGCATTATCGTCACTTGCTGCGAGTGGAAAAAGAATCTGCCAGATTCTGGTATCTGCAGGAAGCTATCAAAGAAAACTGGTCAACCAGAGCATTAGAAAGACAGATTAACAGCTTCTATTATGAAAGATTATTGAGCAGTAAGATTAAAGAAGCGGTTATTAAAGAAGCAAAAGAGAAAACAGAAAAAAACAATCCCAAAAACATCCTTAAAGATCCTTATGTATTAGAATTTCTACAGCTTGAAAATAGACCACAATACACTGAAAATGAAATGGAAACCGCACTTATCGATCATTTGCAGAAATTCTTGCTGGAACTGGGCAGAGGTTTCTCCTTTGTAGGTCGTCAAAAACATATCAATCTGGATGGTGAACATTTTTATATTGATCTGGTTTTCTATAATTTCATCCTGAAATGTTTTGTGCTTATAGATTTGAAAAAAGGCAAACTTACGCATCAGGATATTGGTCAAATGGATACTTATATCAGAATTTATGAAGCAAATGTTCGGGCTCAAGATGATAATCCTACTATCGGACTTATTTTATGCAGCGAAAAGAACGAAGCTGTTGCCAAATATTCCATATTAGCTGAAAATAAACAGCTCTTTGCCAGCAAATATAAATTATATCTACCTACTGAAAAACAGTTGGAAAATGAACTGAATAAAGATAGAATACTGATTGAAAATGAGATAAATAAATACTAGGACGATGAAAATGAAAAACTTCCTGAATTCAAACTATTCTAGAGAAACCTGGATTAATTTCCTGCAGAATCAGTTCTTACCAAGTGATTTTTCTCTGCGGAGAGAACAGATCGATATTGATTTCCAATCCAAATATATCAAACCTCAAGCCTATTGGATTGGCGATTGTGAATCGCTGGGAGATCTGGCTATTATCGAAGTAAAACATGAATCCGAATTTGATCCTCGCATCGGTGTATCTCGTGATGCATTCCGTTTGATGGCAGAACATCAACTGAGCAAAGCGCTCTTCTTCTTTGTCTCCGAAAATTCCAATAACTATCGCTTCTCACTTATAACACTTGATCTTAAACTGGAAGGGAAAGATGTAAAATATAGATTTTCCAATCCCAAGCGTTTCTCATTCTTCTTAGGAGAAGAAGCAAAAATCCATACTCCGCAGGAATTCCTCTTTGAGAAAGGCAGAATTAAAGATTTTGATGATCTGCAAGGTAGATTCTCTATTGAAGTTGTGAACAAAGAATTCTATCATGGAATTCAAAGATTATTTTACAAACTGGTCGGAGGAAAAGTTAAACAAGGTTCCAAGAAATTTGATTTTACACCTATGCTAAAGCTCCCATCAACCAACGATCATCAAACCATGCAGGAATTCAGCGTAAGATTGGTTGGTCGCTTGGTTTTCTGCTGGTTCCTCAAAAAGAAAAAATCAGATGCCGGAATACCTTTAATACCGGAAAACATACTTTCATCCGATGCAATTGAAAGGGATTATTATCATAAAGCTATTGAGCCATTATTCTTTGAGTTATTGAATACTCCAATCGATGAAAGAAGAGATGATTTCCGTAGTAGTGAGTTTGATCTAATTCCGTTTCTTAACGGTGGTTTATTCGATCCCAATCTGCATGAAGATTATTACCGATATTCACCTATGGAGAAAGAATATAAACCATCTTATAATTTGGTAATCCCTGACGAGTGGTTAGAAGAATTTATCACTCTATTGGAAACCTATAACTTCACTATCGATGAGAATACATCTATTGATATTGATTTGTCTGTTGATCCTGAAATGCTGGGTAGAATATTTGAAAACCTGCTGGCGGAAATCAATCCCGAAACAGGTAATACAGCTCGAAAAGCCACCGGAAGTTACTATACTCCTCGCCCCATTGTGGAATACATGGTGGATGAATCACTCATCCTGTACTTACTCACCAAACTTTCTCCCAAATTTCCTGAACAAAGTAAAAACCTTGCCAGTCATTGCGAGGAATCTTCTTCGAATGAACTTCCGAAGCAATCTCAATTGGAAAAGCAGATTCGTGAATTACTGGATTACAACATTGAAGGAACGGAGCTGATTAAAGAACAAAAAATTGCTGTAATAGATGCTCTGGATGCGATAAAGGTGCTCGATCCTGCTTGTGGTTCAGGAGCTTTCCCTATGGGTATCCTGCAGAAAATGCTGCTCATTTTACAGAAAGTTGATCCTGAATCAATTGAATGGGTAATTCGACAATTGGATAAAATCCCCAATAAACTGGTGCGGCAGACTTTGGAAGATAAACTGATGAATGAAAACTGGAAATATAAACACAAAATGGGAATTATCCAGAATGCTATTTATGGAGTTGATATACAACCTATTGCTACTGAAATTTCCAAGCTGCGTTTATTCCTTACTCTCATCGTAGATGAAAACATAATCGATGAAAAGGCAAACAGGAATATCCATCCGCTTCCAAACTTATCTTTCAAATTTGTAACAGCCAATACTCTCATTGGATTAGGGAAAACACCTGATTTAGATGACTGGATGATCAAACATGCCTATGAAGAATGCGTGACCGATATGGAACAAGTTCGTGAGCAGTATTTTTATGAATTCGACAAATCTAAAAAAGCTCAGTTAGAAAATAAAATTAAGGATATCCAGAAGAAACTTTATAACATTATCATAGAGCACCAAATCCATTCTGACTATTTCAATAAATTGATCAGTTGGAATCCTTTTGAAGACAAAGCTTCTGGATGGTTTGATCCCAGTTGGATGTTTGGAATTAGCGATGGGTTTGATGTTATAATAGCAAATCCTCCTTATGGTGTAAATATACCTTCAACTCAAAAAGAGTACATAAAGAGACAATTAATAGATACAAAAAATTCAAATTCTGCTTCGTATTTCATTGATTATAGTAAAAATAAGTATTTAGCAGAAGATGGGACATTAACACTTATTGTTCCAAAATCTCTTCTTTATTCGGGAAGATGGTTTAGCTTGGTTCTCGCATTATTAACTCGTACTTCATCCTTGCTCGATGTGGAAAAAGGATTTGAAGATGTTTTACTTGAACAGGTTTCATTCACTTTTTCTTCGATGAAATCTAAGACTTATAAATCACTAAAATATAAT
Coding sequences within it:
- a CDS encoding SWF/SNF helicase family protein, with the protein product EKGLVFIPKDELKKSFIIHLKHDLKLLKQIHKNWFEDGIKEDPKLDNFKKEIVKQLKEDPKRKIVVFSEYTDTARYVFDNIKNDPVIKAIYYSSAESNKIRRTIKENFDASSEVQKDKYNIIITTDALSEGINLNRAGTIFNYDIPYNPTRVIQRVGRINRIGKMLFEKLYIYNYFPTEIGEGHIRKKEISTLKKAMIDTLLGEDTQVLTDEEQLVSYFHEQYSKALETQESESWDVEYQNEYYNILSGKPELLDKAKAIQHRSRTRRTVKKDRAGVLVFGKKGEDFTFRLGISNIDSEAITAEEALKLFKAELTEQPKVVSDTFDAIYQNVKENMYINKSKVSTKGKRARTLNKLKALITAVPKKKDYLQDLYTVGKELNSLPDGVYSIIRIIDTKSIDQDIKELMKEVPHSYLDKIIKAAKQIDEGSETLILSEELI
- a CDS encoding PDDEXK nuclease domain-containing protein, with product MKNLQNNLYNEISKIIENARNQVRRNVNSTLVITYWQIGKLIVKDELNGNYRANYGKEILQNLSVQLTNNFGKGFDVTNLRKMKQFYASFPKQDSVSLELSWTHYRHLLRVEKESARFWYLQEAIKENWSTRALERQINSFYYERLLSSKIKEAVIKEAKEKTEKNNPKNILKDPYVLEFLQLENRPQYTENEMETALIDHLQKFLLELGRGFSFVGRQKHINLDGEHFYIDLVFYNFILKCFVLIDLKKGKLTHQDIGQMDTYIRIYEANVRAQDDNPTIGLILCSEKNEAVAKYSILAENKQLFASKYKLYLPTEKQLENELNKDRILIENEINKY